The Faecalibacterium sp. I3-3-89 sequence GCGGCAGTCCGCCGGTGCGGTTGGCCTCGCCCTCGCTGCCGAAGGTGTAGTCCACATGGCCCAGCACGTCGGCCAGCGCGAACTCCGGGTGGCGCTGTAAGAACGCTGCCACCTGCCCCTCATCCTCCTCGGGTGCGAAGGTGCAGGTGGAGTAGACCAGCTCCCCGCCCGGTGCAAGGGCCGCGGCGGCGCTGTCGAGGATGTCTGCGCCAAGCTCCGCGCACTGCTTCACCAGCGCCTCACAGTGCTGGGCCAGCGCGGCAGGCTCTTTGCGGAACATCCCCTCGCCGGAGCAGGGCGCATCCACCAGCACCCGGTCAAAAAACTCCGGCAGAGCCGCCGCGATGCGGGCGGGCGTCTCGTTGAGCACCACAGCATTGGGCACACCCATCCGCTCGAGGTTGCTTTTCAGGATCTCCGCCCGGGCCGCGACGTATTCGTTGCTGACCAGAAGCCCCTGCCCCCGCAGGGCGGCGGCGAGCTGGCTGCTCTTACCGCCGGGGGCGGCGCACAGGTCCAGCACCCGCATCCCGGGCCGGACGCCCAGCAGCGGCGCGGCGGACGAGGCCGACGGCTCCTGCGAGTAAAAGACGCCTGCGTGATGATAGGGGTGGCGTCCCGGCTTGAAGTCGGGACACTCCACCACGAACGCCGCCTTGCAGAAGGGCGAGGGCCGGAGCGGGAAGTCTGCCCGGGCCGCAAACTCCTCCGGGGTCGTGCGGAGTGCGGAGACGGTCACGCCCCGGGCCGCCGTCTCCTGCGGGGCGGCGTAGAGCCGCTCGTACCGTTCGCCCAGCAGGGCGCGCTCCCGGGCTTCAAAATATTCGGCAGGCATTTTTGCAAAACCTCCTTCGGGCTGCGGTGCATAAAGCCGCCGCAGCCGGTCAAACTATGGGCAGGGAGCGCAAAGCGCCTCCCGAAATCGAAAGGAGCGACGATACGATGGAAAATCGCAGCGAGAACCGCAGCACCAACTGCAAGAACCAGAACCGCACCACCAATCAGACGAACAGCCGCACCACCAGTTCCAGCCAGAACTCTGCCACCAACGAGCACAAGCACCCCAACCAGTACACCAAGGGTGCCGACGATGAGGGCGGCAAGAACTCGGCCCACAACTCCGCCCGCAACAGCCGATAAGGCGGAGTGACCCCAAAAAGCCCACTGCTCTCCTTGCACTGTTCCCCAGTGCAGAAAGCAGTGGGCTTTCGCGTTTTTTCTTACTTCTCGTTGGGGTCGAAGGACTGCCACAGCGTCTCGAACAGCTCCTGCACCCGGCCCAGCTGGCCGTTCAGATACAGCCAGCCCAGCAGGCACTCGAAGCCGGTAGAGGCACGATATTCCTCCGGGGAGGCGTGCTTGGCGACGCTGGCTTTGCTGGCATTGCGGCCCCGCTTGAAGACGGCAAGCTCGTCCTCTGTGAAGAGCGGCTCCAACAGCTGCTCCTCCCGGAACTGCGCCCGGGCCGAGACGTACTTGACCTTTTCGGCGTTGAGCTTTCCCGCCGACAGCCGGTGGTGCTCCACCAGCCGCTGCCGCACCAGAAGCTCCAGCACACTGTCGCCCACAAAGGCCAGCGCCAGCGGACTCAGCTCCCGGGGGTCGATCTTTTCGGGTTCGTTCATAGGATACCTCTTAGAAGATATAATCGAACTGATACTCGCCGATGAGGATGGTGTCGTTCTCCTGCACGCCCTTCTGGACCAGAGCGTCCAGAATACCGCTCTCACCCAGCTGACGCTGGAAATACTGCAGGCTCTCGTAGTCGTCCACATTGCTGCCGGCAAGGATATACTCCAGCCACGGCGCATCCACGCTCCAGACATGAGCCTCCATCCGCTTGATGGTGAACTCGCGGCTGCCAGCCTTTGCCTCCGGCTTCTTGTACTCGGGGGTGAACACGGGGATGGCGGGGATGTCCTTCAGGCGGTTGTAGACCAGACCCGGAAGCTCCCTCACGCCCTGCATGGTGGCGGCGGAGATGGGCACGAAGGTCAGGCCCTTCTCCTCCACATACCTGCGGAAGGTGTCGATCTGTTCCTCGGTGGCGAGGTCACACTTGTTGCCCACCACGATCTGGGGACGCTCGGCCAGCGCAGGGCTGAACTTTGCCAGCTCCTCGTTGATCTTCTCGAAGTCCTCGATGGGGTCGCGGCACTCGCTGCCGGAGACATCCACGACGTGGAGCAGCAGGCGGCAGCGCTCCACATGGCGGAGGAAGTCATGGCCCAGACCGATGCCCTCGCTGGCACCCTCGATGAGGCCGGGGATGTCGGCGCAGACAAAGCTTGCGCCCTCCCCCACCGACACGACGCCCAGCGTGGGCACCAGCGTGGTAAAGTGGTAGTTGGCGATCTTCGGCTTGGCGGCGCTGATGGTGGAGATGAGGGTGGACTTGCCCACATTGGGGAAGCCGATGAGGCCCACATCTGCGATCAGCTTCAGCTCCAGCGTCACCTGAATGTCCTCGCCGGGCATACCGGGCTTTGCGAACTTGGGGATCTGGCGGGTGGGGGTGGCGAAATGGGCATTGCCATAGCCGCCCCGGCCTCCCTTGGCCACGGTCACGGGGGTGTGGTCGGACAAATCGGCGATGACAAGGCCGCTCTCGGCGTCCTTGATGACGGTGCCCAGCGGCACCTTGATGACAAGGTTCTCGGCGTTCTTGCCGTGGCAGAGGCTCGCGCCGCCCTTGCCGCCCTCGTCAGCGGTGTACTTGCGCTTGTAGCGGAAATCCATCAGGGTGGTGAGGTGGTCGTCCACAACGAAGATGATGTCGCCGCCCCGTCCGCCGTCGCCGCCGTCCGGGCCGCCAGCGGCCACGAACTTTTCACGATGGAAGCTCACAGCGCCGTCGCCGCCCTTGCCCGCATGGAGCCAGATGGTGGCGATGTCGATAAAATTGGTTTGTGCTGCCATACAGGCCCTCCTGTTCTCAGAAAAGATTCTTCTCAGCGCTTATTCTTTGCGCTTTTATTGGAAAATAACCTCTCAGTCCGCGCTTTGGCGCGGCCAGCTCCCCCAGCGAGGGGAGCCAGATCAAGGAAGAAGAAATTCATCAAAAAGAGCCGGGCCACGAGGGTCCGGCTCTCTGTGTTGCAGATTTTAGGAAGAAGTTACTGCTTGACGCTGCACTTCTTGCCGCTCTTGCCCACGCGCTCGAAACGAACGGTGCCATCGACCAGAGCAAACAGGGTATCATCGCTGCCCTTGCCGACATTCTCACCCGGCTGGATGTGAGTGCCGCGCTGGCGAACGAGGATGTTGCCGGCCAGAACGAACTGACCATCTGCACGCTTGGTGCCCAGACGCTGAGCCGCAGAATCACGGCCATTCTTGGTGCTGCCTACGCCCTTTTTATGTGCCATTGTAATATACCTCCTACTTAGCCGTTGATCGCAGTGATCTCAACCTTGGTGAAGGGCTGACGATGGCCCATGCGGCGAGCACTGTGCTTCTTTGCGCGATAGGTGATGATGTTCAGCTTCTTGCCCTTGCCATTCTTGATGACCTTAGCAGAAACGGAAGCGCCCTCAACAACAGGAGCGCCAACCTTGACCGAACCCTCCTCGCCGACAGCGAGAACCTGATCAAACTTCACTTCGGAGTCGGCCTCAACGTCCAGCTTCTCGATGTAGACGATGTCGCCCTGCTCCACGCGGTACTGCTTACCGCCGGTAACAATGATTGCGTACATTTTGTTCATTCCTTTTCGTTGTACTCGCTGGTCGTAAAGGCAGGCCCTCACAGGGGCCATTTGAGGCGCCCACACCAAGCGGCTAGAATAGTATAGCAAAAAAGCGTGCGGATTTCAAGAGGAAAATCCCGCTTTTTCGGAAATATTTTCAGTTTTTCTCCGCCAGCTTCTCCTTCAGCATCTGCTTCACCTGCTCGTTATATGCGTTGGTGCGCTCGATGAAAAGCTTGCGGGGGCTGGACGCCACCAGCTGCTCCTGCTCAAGGACAAGCTCCGGCTGCGCTTTGTGCACCTTCGCCAGAAGGGTGCGGTTCTCCGCCGTCAGGGCCAACGTCACCATGAGCGGCTTGCCTTTATACTTCCGGGTCAGGAAGATCTCCAGCGCCACGCCGCCCACGACGGCCGCTGCCGCCACTAGCTGGGAGGCGCGCAGGCCCAGCGACGGCACCAGCAGCAGGCTGTCGGTGCGGAGGCCCTCGATCCAGAAGCGGCCTGCGCCGTACCAGATGAGATAGCGCAGGGCGATGTCGCCGTTGAACTTCCGCTTCTTGATGTACGCCGTCAGCAGGGCCAGACCCACGAAGCACCAGATGCTTTCGTAGAGGAAGGTGGGGTGGACGGGCATCGCGGGGTCGATGGTGACGCCCTTGGGCACCGTAACGGTGCTGCCCATCAGGTATTCCTCCGTCGCCTCGCTGAACATCCCCCACGGCAGGGTGGTGTTGCAGCCGAAGGCCTCCTGATTGAAGAAGTTGCCCCAGCGGCCGCAGCCCTGTCCGATGAGGAATCCCATGCCGGCGAGGTCGAACATGGGCAGCACCGGCACACCCCGCCACTTGCAGGCCAGACCACCGAACACGAAAGCGCCGATGATGCCGCCGTAGATGGCCAGACCGCCATCCCGGACAGCCAGCACATCCCAGATGGTATCATAATTATAGGGTGCCATCGCCACATAATACAGGCGGGCGCTGGCGATGCCCAGCACCACACCGACGAGGATGACGTCCACCATCGCGTCGGCGTCGATGCCGAACTCGGTGCAGCGGCGGAACGCGAACACCAGCGCAAGGCAGAGGCCGAAGGCGATGCAGACGCCATACCAATAAATATCGGCCCCGCCGATGCTGAAGGCCACACGGTCCAGCTCAAAGCTGAGGCCAAGGCCCGGGAACTGTACCAGATTCGTCATTCTTCTGTCTCCTCTTCTTCCTCATCGCCGACCGTGCCGTCCGGCTCGATGCGCATCATGGCCATCCGCTCCGGGCGGAGGATGTGCTGCAGGGCCGCGTCGGCATCCTCTGCCGTCAGGCCTGCCAGCATGGTGATCTGCTGGGCCACGGTCTGGCCTGCCAGCGCGAAATCCGCCATCTGGCTGGCCGAATCCTCGACATTTTCCAGATTTTCGATGAGCTGGCCGTATTTTTCGTTTTTGCAGAGGGTGAAGATCTCCCGGTCAACCCCCTCGCGCCGCACCCGCTCGATCTCGTCCAGCAGAAGCTGGCGGACGGTGTCGGGGGCGTCGCTCTCGCCGGTGAAGAGGATGCAGCAGCACCCCTCCACCCGCAGCACCTCGCCGCCGAAGCCCGGGTTGGTCAGGCCCTCGTCGTAGAGGCGGCGGTAGAGCGGCGACATCCCGCCGCAGATGCAGCAGAGGATAAGCTCGTACAGCATCTCGCTGCGCAGGTCGCCGAAGGGCAGCGGCTCTTCCTTGAAGCCCAGACCGAAGCAGGGTTTGGCGATGGGCATGGCGATGGTCTTTTCCGCCGCCGCCAGCGTCATGGGTTCGGGGCGGAGCAGCCGCTCCACCTTTTCCGCCGGGCGCTCGTCCATCAGGCCGTGGCGGGCACAGGCCGCGAGGATCTGCTCCATGCTGGTGTTGCCCGCTGCGGCCAGCACCATATTGCCCGGGGCATAGAAAGCCCTGCAGCAGTCGTAGAGCATCCCGGGGGTTATCTCGGCAATGCTCTCCACCGTGCCCGCAATGTCGCTGCGGATGGGGTGGCTGTGGTACAGGCACTCGCACAGGCCAGTGATGAGCCGCCAGTCAGGGCTGTCATCGTACATCTTGATCTCCTGCCCGATGATGCCCTGCTCCTTGGCGATGGTCTGCTCGGTAAAGTAGGGGCGTCCCACCATGCCCAGCAGCACGTCAAGGCTCTCGTCCAGCTGTTCTGTGGCCGTAAAGAGATAGCAGGTGCGGTCGAAAGCGGTGAAGGCATTGGCGTTGGCGCCGGTCTTGGCAAACTTTGCAAAGGCGTCGCCGTCCTCATCCTCAAACATCTTGTGCTCGAGGAAATGGGCCACACCGGCGGGCAGATGTACCTCCCGCTCCCCCAGCCGGAAGTCCCGGTCGATGGAGCCGAAGCGGGTTGCATAGATGACATGGGTGCCGGAGTAGCCCGGCATGGGGCGGACGAGGACAGTCAGCCCCGAGGGCAGGGTCTGCCACTGGTCTGCGGCGGTGCGTTCCAGCACGCTCCGGGTGTTCTCAGCCATTCTCGTCTCCCTCCTCTCTCGTCAGCAGGCAGCTCACCGACAGGGTGAACTGCCGGAGGATGTCCCGCACCTCTTCCTTGGTCACGGCCAGCAGGGCGCGGCGGGCGTCGTCCGGCGTCTGCACCGGGCCGCCCCGCAGCACCTCCATATAGTACCACGTCTCGATGCCGCCCAGCGTATCTTCGAGGCCGTTCATCCCGGCCAGCAGGCCCCGGCGGCAGTCTTCCAGCTCCTCGTCGGTGATGGGGCCGTCGCAGAGGTCTTTCAGCTCTTTGAGCACGGCTGCCTCGGCCCGGGCCGCGTCCGCGTGCTCGACTCCGCTGTTGACGGCCATGCTGCCCGTAAAGCTCTGGAAAGAGGACGAGCAGTAATAGCACAGATGGTCCCGCTCCCGGACGTTCAGGAAGAGGCGGCTGGTGACGCTGCCGCCGTAGAGAGCCATCGCCAGCCGGACTGCGGCCAGCTGGCCGGGCTGCATGGGCTGGCCCAGCGTGAAGAGCATACAGAGCTTGGCCTGCGTGGTGTCGAAGTGCTCCACTCGGCGCACCGGCTCCCGCCGGGGCATGGCGATGTTCTCCGCCCGGGGCAGCGGGACGCGGTCGAGGGCCGAAAGCTCGGCCAGCAGGGCATCCTGCACAGCGGCGGTGCTGGCCTCGTCACAGCCCAGCACGATCAGCTCGATGTTCGCCGTCCGGAGCATCTCGTCATAAGCCTCGGTCAGCATCTCAGGCGTCAGGCTGTCTACCTCTTCCAGATAGCCCTCCTGCCGGACACCGGCGGGGCTGTCGCCGAAAAATTCCCGGTTGGCCTGCCGCTGGCAGTAGAGCCGCTTGTCGTTCACTTCGTCTTCCAGCGCCTTTTTCAGCATCTGTTTCTCGATGCCCACGGCCTCAGGGTCGAAGGTTCCGCCCACGAAATAGGGGTGGAAGGCTGTGCCCAGCGCCAGTGCGGCGTACTCCTGCGTCAGCTTCTCCCCTTCCAGCGCGAACTGGTCCTTGATGCCGGTGATGCTGACGCAGAGGTTGTGGCTGCATCCCATCGGGCGGGCGTCCACCGTCAGGTCGGCACCATAGAGGCGGGCCAGCTTCTTGGTCAGCTGGGTCATATCGGGGCAGTCGGCATAGCCCCGCTCCATCACCAGCGGCAGCAGTGCGTGGGCCGTGGCCGTTTCGCGGCGGGCCGGGAACGCAAAGTGGATGCTGATGCGGCAGCGATTGAATTTCTGCGCGGCGTCATACGAGAGATGGACGCCGGGCGCGATCTGGGTTCGTTTCAATGTTCTATCGTCCTTTTGTGTTATTTCGTTTGTTCCAGCGCCAGATACTCTTCCAGCGAGAGGCCCGAGGCACGGATGGCGAGGGCGTTGTCCCTGCCCACATACCGCCAGTGCCACGGCTCGAACACCATGCCGGTGGCGGCCTGACGCTCCTGCGGCCAACGCAGGATGAAGCCGTACTCGGCCGCATAGGCCTCCAGCCACTCGTAGGCGCGGGTGTCGGCGAAGCCGGTGTTCTCCTCAAGGCTGTCCGCTGCGAGGATGTCGGCGGCGTAGCCGGTGGCGTACTCGCTGGCCTCCGGCGCGGGCTGGACGGTGGCGGCCTTGGCGGCAGCGGCCTCTTCCTTGCTTCCGGCCTCCCGGTAGCTCTGGACTGCGGCCTCATAGGCGCTCTGGCGGGCGGCGGCGTCCTGATGGCCCGCCGTCAGCACCAGCTCGATCCCATCCTGCCGCGCAGCCTCCGCCATCTGGCGGTAAGCTGCGGCGGCCTCGGCCTCCAGCGAAACGCCGGTGGCCTCGTCGGCCACGGCAAGCTCCGGCGTCGGCTCTTCCGCCAGGGGCAGGTTCCCATTCACCAGCACAAGACGGGCGTCGGAGAGGTCTGT is a genomic window containing:
- a CDS encoding RsmB/NOP family class I SAM-dependent RNA methyltransferase; protein product: MPAEYFEARERALLGERYERLYAAPQETAARGVTVSALRTTPEEFAARADFPLRPSPFCKAAFVVECPDFKPGRHPYHHAGVFYSQEPSASSAAPLLGVRPGMRVLDLCAAPGGKSSQLAAALRGQGLLVSNEYVAARAEILKSNLERMGVPNAVVLNETPARIAAALPEFFDRVLVDAPCSGEGMFRKEPAALAQHCEALVKQCAELGADILDSAAAALAPGGELVYSTCTFAPEEDEGQVAAFLQRHPEFALADVLGHVDYTFGSEGEANRTGGLPLDVSKVRRIWPCQGGEGHFMARLVKAGTPRALPAPGGYTPEEQLWLAAAAEAGRKAKGGKPQKGGRPADARSARRENSRACREAAQGRSVRSRDGGAGEATPAQSLAAWREFAEEYFPELAGRPAVVHGGGVLLPAAFPQTNLHVLRAGVFVGSVQKGRFVPEHHLFTAFGALCKNREELTLADPRTVEYLSGREAEARTAADGWCCVTVDGWPLGGGKVSGGRVKNHYPKALRLL
- a CDS encoding Mini-ribonuclease 3, with the translated sequence MNEPEKIDPRELSPLALAFVGDSVLELLVRQRLVEHHRLSAGKLNAEKVKYVSARAQFREEQLLEPLFTEDELAVFKRGRNASKASVAKHASPEEYRASTGFECLLGWLYLNGQLGRVQELFETLWQSFDPNEK
- the obgE gene encoding GTPase ObgE, whose protein sequence is MAAQTNFIDIATIWLHAGKGGDGAVSFHREKFVAAGGPDGGDGGRGGDIIFVVDDHLTTLMDFRYKRKYTADEGGKGGASLCHGKNAENLVIKVPLGTVIKDAESGLVIADLSDHTPVTVAKGGRGGYGNAHFATPTRQIPKFAKPGMPGEDIQVTLELKLIADVGLIGFPNVGKSTLISTISAAKPKIANYHFTTLVPTLGVVSVGEGASFVCADIPGLIEGASEGIGLGHDFLRHVERCRLLLHVVDVSGSECRDPIEDFEKINEELAKFSPALAERPQIVVGNKCDLATEEQIDTFRRYVEEKGLTFVPISAATMQGVRELPGLVYNRLKDIPAIPVFTPEYKKPEAKAGSREFTIKRMEAHVWSVDAPWLEYILAGSNVDDYESLQYFQRQLGESGILDALVQKGVQENDTILIGEYQFDYIF
- the rpmA gene encoding 50S ribosomal protein L27 is translated as MAHKKGVGSTKNGRDSAAQRLGTKRADGQFVLAGNILVRQRGTHIQPGENVGKGSDDTLFALVDGTVRFERVGKSGKKCSVKQ
- the rplU gene encoding 50S ribosomal protein L21, whose product is MYAIIVTGGKQYRVEQGDIVYIEKLDVEADSEVKFDQVLAVGEEGSVKVGAPVVEGASVSAKVIKNGKGKKLNIITYRAKKHSARRMGHRQPFTKVEITAING
- the lgt gene encoding prolipoprotein diacylglyceryl transferase → MTNLVQFPGLGLSFELDRVAFSIGGADIYWYGVCIAFGLCLALVFAFRRCTEFGIDADAMVDVILVGVVLGIASARLYYVAMAPYNYDTIWDVLAVRDGGLAIYGGIIGAFVFGGLACKWRGVPVLPMFDLAGMGFLIGQGCGRWGNFFNQEAFGCNTTLPWGMFSEATEEYLMGSTVTVPKGVTIDPAMPVHPTFLYESIWCFVGLALLTAYIKKRKFNGDIALRYLIWYGAGRFWIEGLRTDSLLLVPSLGLRASQLVAAAAVVGGVALEIFLTRKYKGKPLMVTLALTAENRTLLAKVHKAQPELVLEQEQLVASSPRKLFIERTNAYNEQVKQMLKEKLAEKN
- the yfmH gene encoding EF-P 5-aminopentanol modification-associated protein YfmH: MAENTRSVLERTAADQWQTLPSGLTVLVRPMPGYSGTHVIYATRFGSIDRDFRLGEREVHLPAGVAHFLEHKMFEDEDGDAFAKFAKTGANANAFTAFDRTCYLFTATEQLDESLDVLLGMVGRPYFTEQTIAKEQGIIGQEIKMYDDSPDWRLITGLCECLYHSHPIRSDIAGTVESIAEITPGMLYDCCRAFYAPGNMVLAAAGNTSMEQILAACARHGLMDERPAEKVERLLRPEPMTLAAAEKTIAMPIAKPCFGLGFKEEPLPFGDLRSEMLYELILCCICGGMSPLYRRLYDEGLTNPGFGGEVLRVEGCCCILFTGESDAPDTVRQLLLDEIERVRREGVDREIFTLCKNEKYGQLIENLENVEDSASQMADFALAGQTVAQQITMLAGLTAEDADAALQHILRPERMAMMRIEPDGTVGDEEEEETEE
- a CDS encoding M16 family metallopeptidase, with the protein product MKRTQIAPGVHLSYDAAQKFNRCRISIHFAFPARRETATAHALLPLVMERGYADCPDMTQLTKKLARLYGADLTVDARPMGCSHNLCVSITGIKDQFALEGEKLTQEYAALALGTAFHPYFVGGTFDPEAVGIEKQMLKKALEDEVNDKRLYCQRQANREFFGDSPAGVRQEGYLEEVDSLTPEMLTEAYDEMLRTANIELIVLGCDEASTAAVQDALLAELSALDRVPLPRAENIAMPRREPVRRVEHFDTTQAKLCMLFTLGQPMQPGQLAAVRLAMALYGGSVTSRLFLNVRERDHLCYYCSSSFQSFTGSMAVNSGVEHADAARAEAAVLKELKDLCDGPITDEELEDCRRGLLAGMNGLEDTLGGIETWYYMEVLRGGPVQTPDDARRALLAVTKEEVRDILRQFTLSVSCLLTREEGDENG
- a CDS encoding M15 family metallopeptidase, with the protein product MEQNRPEPRRTLPPAQRRRRHRIRLVRNWTVFLLSCGAMMAVMTGGILWLLPKAYALIAPPTAFEAREYTGGAETDLSDARLVLVNGNLPLAEEPTPELAVADEATGVSLEAEAAAAYRQMAEAARQDGIELVLTAGHQDAAARQSAYEAAVQSYREAGSKEEAAAAKAATVQPAPEASEYATGYAADILAADSLEENTGFADTRAYEWLEAYAAEYGFILRWPQERQAATGMVFEPWHWRYVGRDNALAIRASGLSLEEYLALEQTK